From Verrucomicrobiota bacterium, the proteins below share one genomic window:
- a CDS encoding pyridoxamine 5'-phosphate oxidase family protein produces MAQDSKPSASEALGEAVKSIRVAMLTTQEKDGGLRSRPMVCAGLDQDALWFITKEHTPKVAEAQEHQAVNVTFASPEKEAYVSVTGQAQVVHDQKLLQKLWTTELSRWFPQGVSDPDLALLRIDIRHTEQWNFA; encoded by the coding sequence ATGGCTCAAGATTCGAAACCCTCCGCAAGCGAAGCTCTCGGCGAGGCAGTTAAAAGTATCCGGGTGGCAATGTTAACCACCCAGGAGAAGGACGGCGGGTTACGTTCGCGACCGATGGTGTGCGCCGGCCTGGATCAGGATGCGCTCTGGTTTATCACCAAAGAACACACGCCGAAGGTTGCCGAAGCGCAGGAGCACCAGGCGGTGAACGTCACGTTTGCCTCCCCTGAAAAGGAAGCATACGTGTCCGTTACCGGACAAGCTCAGGTGGTCCACGATCAAAAATTGCTCCAAAAACTTTGGACGACGGAACTGAGCCGCTGGTTCCCGCAGGGCGTTTCCGATCCGGACCTGGCGTTGCTCCGAATCGATATCCGGCACACGGAACAGTGGAATTTTGCCTGA
- a CDS encoding ferritin-like domain-containing protein: MRFTSLKLNSVRDLLLEELRDLYSAENQLVDALPKMAEAAGSSQLKSAFEMHLNQTQEHVTRLDRIFEQLGEKPQGETCEAMKGLVTEGQHFVKAQGDKNVIDAGLIGAAQRVEHYEMAGYGTARTLARQVGENQISQILEQTLDEEKEADKKLTEIAESRVNQQAASR, from the coding sequence ATGAGATTTACATCCCTTAAGTTGAATTCCGTTCGTGATCTTCTGCTTGAGGAGTTGCGGGACCTCTACAGTGCCGAAAACCAGCTGGTCGACGCGCTGCCTAAGATGGCTGAGGCCGCCGGCTCTTCTCAGTTGAAGTCGGCCTTCGAAATGCACCTGAACCAGACCCAGGAGCACGTGACCCGTCTGGACCGGATATTTGAACAGCTCGGCGAAAAACCGCAGGGTGAAACCTGTGAAGCGATGAAGGGGTTGGTCACGGAAGGCCAGCACTTCGTGAAGGCTCAGGGCGATAAGAATGTGATTGATGCCGGGTTGATCGGCGCCGCTCAGCGGGTTGAACATTACGAAATGGCCGGGTACGGCACGGCTCGCACTTTGGCGCGGCAGGTCGGTGAAAACCAGATTTCCCAGATCCTTGAACAAACGTTAGACGAGGAAAAAGAGGCAGACAAGAAATTGACGGAAATCGCTGAAAGCCGCGTTAACCAGCAAGCGGCGTCCAGGTGA
- a CDS encoding cysteine synthase A produces MQPELSVSALGFRTAGFSEAIGRTPLIRLNALSEATGSEIYGKAEFMNPGGSVKDRAALGIVLEAEKSGALAPGGTIVEGTAGNTGIGLALVGNARGYHCIIVVPETVSQEKIEGLRAMGAEVRTVPDAPYSNPNNYIRVSERVAAETGNGFWANQFDNLANRRAHYQTTGPEIWEQTDRRVTAFVASIGTGGTLAGTGIFLKECDPRIKVICADPYGAAMWSWFTHRHTEINDGDSVAEGIGQSRVTKNLEGIEVDRAYRIPDALGIEMVYHLLRHEGLFLGMSSAINVCGAVKAAKDYGPGQLITTILCDSGARYLSRLFNAEWLKAKNLEPKATGLEFLDRL; encoded by the coding sequence ATGCAGCCAGAGTTGAGCGTTTCTGCCCTCGGATTCCGGACAGCCGGTTTCTCTGAGGCGATCGGTCGCACACCCTTGATCCGCCTCAATGCCCTTTCCGAAGCCACCGGGTCTGAAATCTACGGTAAAGCAGAGTTTATGAATCCCGGGGGATCTGTAAAGGATCGGGCTGCGCTTGGGATTGTGCTCGAAGCCGAAAAGTCGGGAGCGCTGGCCCCCGGTGGCACGATCGTCGAGGGGACCGCCGGCAACACGGGGATCGGCTTGGCGCTGGTGGGAAACGCGCGCGGTTACCATTGTATCATCGTGGTGCCCGAAACGGTGTCGCAGGAGAAAATCGAGGGCCTGCGTGCCATGGGCGCCGAAGTCCGAACCGTCCCGGATGCGCCTTACAGCAATCCGAACAATTACATCCGCGTATCGGAGCGGGTGGCGGCGGAAACCGGGAATGGCTTTTGGGCCAACCAGTTTGATAACCTGGCCAATCGCCGCGCCCATTACCAAACGACCGGGCCGGAAATCTGGGAACAGACCGATCGCCGGGTGACTGCCTTCGTGGCCTCGATCGGCACCGGCGGAACGCTGGCCGGGACCGGCATTTTTCTGAAGGAGTGCGATCCCCGGATCAAAGTCATCTGCGCCGACCCTTACGGGGCGGCGATGTGGTCCTGGTTTACCCATCGCCACACCGAAATCAATGATGGTGATTCGGTTGCTGAAGGGATCGGCCAGAGCCGGGTAACAAAAAATCTTGAAGGAATCGAGGTCGATCGTGCCTACCGGATCCCGGACGCCCTCGGGATCGAAATGGTTTACCACCTCTTGCGGCACGAAGGGTTGTTTCTCGGGATGTCCTCGGCCATCAACGTGTGCGGCGCCGTCAAGGCGGCGAAGGATTATGGCCCCGGCCAGTTGATCACCACGATCCTTTGCGATTCCGGTGCCCGTTACCTTTCCCGCCTGTTCAACGCCGAGTGGCTGAAGGCGAAAAACCTGGAACCGAAGGCGACGGGCCTCGAATTTCTGGACCGGCTTTAA
- a CDS encoding Mrp/NBP35 family ATP-binding protein, translating into MPRLSEADIIDRLRHVRFPGYSRDIVSFGLVREVKVAGGDVLVRLNVATNNPAVPQQLKTDVEQAVRGMVGVSSAKVVIDISTPPETGGATPGTTAIPGVRYVVAVASGKGGVGKSTVAANLAAALQQSGVKTGLCDCDIYGPSISLMFGATHEQPMATAEEVIIPLERYGIKLMSMGSLLEDDSPAILRGPMVTRATQQFLRQVDWSGLDYLVLDLPPGTGDIQLTVVQTVALNGAIIVTTPQEVALIDARKASAMFAKVNVPVLGIVENMSFFLSPNDGTAYHIFGEGGGAREAKRLRVPLLGQIPLDIETREAGDRGMPIVFENSKNPVAQAFMRMAAQLRQQIEELPHTR; encoded by the coding sequence ATGCCTCGCCTTTCTGAAGCTGATATCATCGATCGCCTGCGTCACGTCAGGTTCCCGGGTTACAGCCGGGATATCGTCAGCTTTGGACTGGTGCGGGAAGTGAAAGTTGCCGGCGGCGACGTTCTGGTCCGCCTGAACGTCGCGACCAACAATCCTGCCGTCCCGCAGCAGCTGAAAACCGACGTTGAACAGGCCGTCCGGGGCATGGTAGGGGTAAGTTCGGCGAAGGTCGTCATCGATATCAGTACCCCCCCGGAAACGGGCGGGGCGACGCCTGGAACGACGGCCATTCCGGGTGTAAGATACGTGGTCGCCGTTGCCAGCGGCAAAGGTGGCGTGGGCAAATCGACGGTGGCCGCCAACCTGGCGGCGGCCTTGCAGCAGAGCGGAGTCAAAACCGGCTTGTGCGACTGCGACATCTACGGGCCGTCCATCTCGCTGATGTTCGGCGCCACCCACGAGCAGCCGATGGCCACGGCGGAGGAGGTCATCATTCCGCTGGAACGCTACGGGATTAAACTGATGTCCATGGGTTCGCTTCTGGAAGATGATTCACCGGCGATCCTTCGGGGGCCGATGGTGACCCGGGCAACGCAGCAGTTCCTTCGCCAGGTAGACTGGTCAGGGCTCGATTACCTGGTTCTGGACCTGCCCCCGGGCACCGGCGACATCCAACTCACGGTCGTCCAGACCGTAGCTCTCAACGGCGCAATCATCGTCACCACCCCTCAGGAAGTGGCTTTGATCGACGCCCGGAAGGCTAGCGCGATGTTTGCCAAAGTGAATGTCCCGGTGCTGGGGATCGTCGAAAACATGAGTTTTTTCCTGAGTCCCAACGATGGAACCGCTTACCACATTTTTGGTGAAGGAGGGGGCGCCCGGGAGGCCAAACGGCTGCGTGTTCCTCTGCTGGGCCAGATCCCGCTTGACATTGAAACGCGTGAAGCCGGTGATCGGGGCATGCCTATCGTTTTTGAGAATTCCAAGAACCCGGTGGCGCAGGCATTTATGCGCATGGCCGCACAGCTGCGACAACAAATTGAGGAGCTTCCGCACACCCGGTAA